From one Thunnus maccoyii chromosome 6, fThuMac1.1, whole genome shotgun sequence genomic stretch:
- the LOC121899235 gene encoding uncharacterized protein LOC121899235 isoform X5, whose amino-acid sequence MIKHCLRRSRVHPRRRRSWSANFQEKGGELVSCKFMENDDYPWSGYFASTNTIAPTKSEPRVQNKLLRSAQQPVVRKENSALSLMLDYARDRNLSKCWLCQNMPASIHSPMSNPIPFTKADYETFNWNDLASRFREEADDCYTPTYPVDVKSSQNTDIALYVARTVNDKYLPSGFNFTTLLRIIHIQRYVKLGFEYRVQVALAQTNCSKPSENQVCVPQPYTTTAMAEALVYVQPWAGTLSIGPVKIQLRNCSAPQQNEQRPQRDCSTYLPPVFTHELQNVSLCFRGIGKGHEDLGQSSCNTVVDVTLKQSPLPERVYLVCGDRAYRCVPYEDSRGVCYLAYLIPLIREVESTEIASLYPPLHIYKREISSTQKVASFLLPWYGVYVSQQELSSLSKVLENHLNASSRAMLAEHKELQEVKTVALQNRMALDLLLAAQGGTCKLIGSECCSYISDATADVMDMAHDTALGIKELHDSHGFNLGDFSGVFGSWGSGLVRFLTTLAVAVFLFILLCSCVGLIIKLVVKKTTGSVLQAAQVHVTGNTADHNHTGLRYYDFETFQDWMRRFHPEDHSRRMDSTSPCIVCASNLSMVMALYCTQSAWVEDFTL is encoded by the exons atgataaaacactgtttgagaCGAAGCAGAGTTCATCCACGTCGACGAAG ATCTTGGAGTGCAAATTTCCAGGAGAAGGGGGGAGAACTGGTAAGCTGTAAGTTCATGGAGAATGATGATTACCCCTGGAGTGGTTACTTTGCATCCACTAACACAATTGCTCCAACTAAATCTGAACCAAGGGTGCAAAACAAATTACTGCGTAGCGCTCAGCAACCAGTAGTGCGAAAAGAAAATTCAGCCCTTAGTCTTATGCTTGATTATGCGCGTGATCGTAATCTCAGTAAGTGTTGGCTATGTCAAAATATGCCAGCTTCAATACATTCTCCAATGTCTAATCCAATTCCATTCACCAAAGCTGATTATGAGACGTTCAATTGGAATGATCTTGCTTCAAGATTTAGAGAAGAAGCAGACGATTGCTATACTCCAACATATCCTGTGGATGTTAAGTCATCACAAAATACAGATATTGCTCTATACGTTGCAAGAACGGTAAATGACAAATATCTGCCAAGCGGATTTAATTTCACCACTCTTCTCCGCATCATTCACATACAAAGATATGTGAAACTAGGCTTTGAGTACAGAGTTCAGGTTGCTCTAGCTCAAACTAACTGTTCAAAACCTTCTGAAAATCAAGTGTGTGTTCCCCAACCATATACAACCACTGCTATGGCTGAAGCTCTAGTTTATGTGCAACCATGGGCTGGCACCTTATCCATAGGGCCAGTCAAGATTCAGTTACGCAACTGTTCGGCGCCACAACAAAACGAGCAAAGACCTCAGCGTGACTGCTCAACTTATCTTCCCCCTGTCTTCACTCATGAGctacaaaatgtttctttatgtttcagAGGGATAGGGAAGGGACATGAAGACTTAGGACAAAGTAGCTGTAACACTGTGGTAGATGTCACTCTTAAACAGTCCCCACTGCCTGAGAGAGTGTATCTAGTTTGTGGTGACAGGGCCTATCGGTGCGTGCCGTATGAAGACTCACGCGGTGTCTGTTATTTGGCGTACTTAATTCCCCTAATCAGAGAAGTAGAATCTACTGAGATAGCTTCACTGTATCCACCGTTACACATATACAAGAGAGAAATCTCATCAACTCAGAAAGTAGCCAGCTTCCTTCTCCCTTGGtatggtgtgtatgtgtcccAGCAAGAGCTCTCATCTCTCTCCAAAGTCCTAGAAAATCATCTTAATGCCTCAAGCAGAGCTATGTTAGCCGAACACAAAGAGTTGCAGGAAGTCAAAACAGTAGCTCTACAGAATCGCATGGCTCTTGATCTCCTGTTAGCGGCTCAAGGAGGAACTTGTAAGCTCATAGGCTCTGAATGTTGTTCCTACATCTCTGATGCAACTGCTGACGTCATGGACATGGCACATGACACAGCACTGGGTATCAAAGAATTGCATGATAGTCATGGTTTTAACCTTGGTGATTTTTCAGGTGTCTTTGGGTCATGGGGGTCCGGATTGGTCAGGTTCCTGACCACTCTTGCTGTTGCTGTCTTCCttttcatcctcctctgctCATGTGTAGGTTTGATAATCAAGCTGGTAGTGAAAAAGACCACAGGGTCTGTACTCCAAGCAGCCCAGGTGCATGTcactggaaacactgcagaTCATAATCACACAGGTTTGAGGTATTATGATTTTGAAACTTTCCAGGACTGGATGAGGCGTTTTCACCCAG aggaTCACTCCAGGAGGATGGATTCCACATCACCATGCATCGTATGTGCTAGTAACCTCTCCATGGTGATGGCCCTCTACTGTACGCAAAGTGCATGGGTTGAAGACTTCACTttgtga